The genome window CCAGTTGATTGCCGCGGCCGATGACGGCGTTGAGTTTGATCACCGGATAACGTTTCTGAAAACTTTCGAATACCGGCTCGAAACCGCTGGTGGCATAGACCGTGACTTGGCCTTCGGCGCTAGCTGCTTTGAGCGCGGTTTGCCAATCTGCCTGTCGCTTGCCGGACAAATCCGCGCCGTGGCTGTTCGCCGAAGCGAGAACCAACGCCAGGATCGTGATGCATAATTTCGTGTTGAAATTCATAGCATCGCTGTAGTTCAATTCTTGCGCGCCTTGCGCAACATGTCTCAGCCCGGAGCGTCTCGGATTCGGATGTTCCTCGCGCCAAGGTCGCTATGGTCGCAAAGTCAAAAAATTATGTCTTCGATTCCTTTGCGTGCTTTGTGCGCGATATTCCGAATTCCGGTTGCGACGCTGCCGCGTTACGGCCTTCGTGGTGAATTTTTCCTTCTCTACAACCCGTACAGCGCCATGGCATTGTCGCTGACGATCTTTTTCGCCAGCGCCGGAGTGAGACGCGGGTCGGCGCTCAGGTTGGCCAGCGCCATCAACTCCGTTGCACTGTCGGCGTGGGCGTAGTCGGAGCCGATGACGATGTTGTCGTCGCCGAGCTTGCTGACGATGTAGGGAATATCGTCGGTGGTTTCGCAGGCGACGAAGATGCGGTCTTGCTTGAGGAAATCCCGGCTAAGCTCTTTACCCTTCATGCGGTAGCGTTTGGCCAAGTCGGTGTAGGTGTAAGGCAGCCACTCGGCGCTGATTTCGAGAAAGCCGATGCGCAGTTTGGGAAAGCGGTCCGGGATTCTATCCATCACCATGGAGTGAAAGCCGCCGACGCAGTTCAATTTAAATTTTGAAAAGCCGACGCTCTCGTATTTATAATAGTTGTAGAGCGTCGCGCTGCCGTTGGCGGCGTGGACGCCGATGGCGATGTCTAGACGCTGGGCCTCTTCGTAGAGCGGAAAAAAATAGGGATCGCTGAGCAGCCGCTCGCCCTCGGTGCCACGCATGAAGATCGCGCAGGCGCCGTTCTCTTTGGCGAAGCGCGCCTCGGCGAGCGCCTGGTCCATGGTCATCAGCGGCACCACCGCGGCCCAACGCAGCCGCTCCTTGGCCTGCTTCCATAGATCGGCGAGCCAGCGATTGTAGCCGCGGCTAAGCGCGAGTTCGACCTCGGGACGCGGCGTCAGCGGAATCAAAAACAGCGTCGGGTAGAGCACCTGAATGTCGACCTTGAGCTCGTCCATGTGTCGCAAGCGCGCCGCCACGTCGCGCATCTCGCGCGACGCCTGTGGCGTGTTGCGGCCGACGTTGCCGGATTTTAATCTCAGCGTGCCGTCGACCAGCCAGTACTCGTCCTTGGAATCGCCCTCAGTGGAGCCGACGAGTTTTGGGCGGTATTTCTTATCCGCTCCGTCCATGTATTCCCAAGTTTGTTCGGTTTCTAAGACATGCGCGTCGGCGTCGATGGTCGGTATTGCTTTACTCCTCGTTTTATTGCGATGACGAAACTTAGACTCCATAACATTGCAAAATGTTTTGAGCAATATGGCCATTCGCGCTGGCAAAGGCGAATTGACTTAGGGGCTGGTTTTCTTATACTCGGCTGGCTTGTCAATGGGCCATGGCGTCATTGGCGCCGCAAAATGGAGGGTGAAGCATGAGAGGCTCGGTTGCCGGGAAATTCTGTCAGTTGGTCTTGTTGGCGTTTTTCGCCTCGGGCCAATTGGCATGGGCGCAGAACGACGAGCGGGCAAAGATGATCGAAGCGGCGAAGAAGGAAGGCAAGCTGGTTTGGTATACTTCGACCAACGTGACCGAGTCCAAGCCGCTGCTCGACGACTTTGAAAAACAATATCCATTCATCAAAGGCGAAATCTTTCGCGCCAGCGGTGAAAAGACGCTCAACCGCATCGTCACCGAAGCGCGCGCGAACCACTCCGAGTTCGATATCGTCACCATCAGCGAAGTCGATGCTTTGACCAACGCCAAATTGCTCGCGCCCTATCGCTCGCCGGAAGCGGCAAGCTTCATTCCCGAATTCAAAGATCCAAACGGTTACTGGACGGCGGTGTATATCAATTACACGACCATCGGCTACAACCCCAAGTTGGTGAGCGAGAAAGAGGCGCCGAAA of Deltaproteobacteria bacterium contains these proteins:
- a CDS encoding amidohydrolase; this translates as MAILLKTFCNVMESKFRHRNKTRSKAIPTIDADAHVLETEQTWEYMDGADKKYRPKLVGSTEGDSKDEYWLVDGTLRLKSGNVGRNTPQASREMRDVAARLRHMDELKVDIQVLYPTLFLIPLTPRPEVELALSRGYNRWLADLWKQAKERLRWAAVVPLMTMDQALAEARFAKENGACAIFMRGTEGERLLSDPYFFPLYEEAQRLDIAIGVHAANGSATLYNYYKYESVGFSKFKLNCVGGFHSMVMDRIPDRFPKLRIGFLEISAEWLPYTYTDLAKRYRMKGKELSRDFLKQDRIFVACETTDDIPYIVSKLGDDNIVIGSDYAHADSATELMALANLSADPRLTPALAKKIVSDNAMALYGL